GGCCGAGGGTTCCCAACGCCAGGATGGATACAATATCGGTGCTGGGAAGGTACTTCGTACCAAACAAAAGTCCAATGATGTGAGATGAAAGACAGACGATTAATCCGATCGACAAACCAGCGAGCAAGATCAATAGATTTGTCAGGGTATTGCAGAATTCGTCCAATTTCTCAGCCGCACCCCTGTCCCAATTCAACGCGATCTGTGGCCAGAGTGCGCCAATCAGAAGACTTAATGCTTGATTGACGATTCCGGAAATAGTCAAGGCGATCGAGTAATAGCCGACCGATGCCTCGCCAAGATTTTTCCTAACTAAAGGCAATTCACCCCGCGACCAAAGAAGCGAAGAAATAACCGACGTTACCCAGGAGTTCTTCGCATACTGCCCAATGTGTTTGGAAAGGTCGCGCGAAAGTGGCGCGAATAGGCTCTCAGGAGTTTTGCGCAGGTCAAGTAACAGACACAGCGAGCCAGCGCAATTTGCGCACGCAAGCAATATGATCGTCAACGGTACGCTTGTTCGGATAGACGCGAAAATCAAGCCGAAAAACGTTACGGCTATGAATACCGTGGACGCATAGGCTATCTTTCGATACTGGAACAGGCCCTGGCTGCGTGCGGTCGCGAGAGCGTAGCAAGCCGACGCCCCGCCTAGAAACGCAACGGCAACGATTTCAAAAGGACGATTTTGTCCGCCGAACAAAAGGGTCGCGACACCAGCGAAAACAAAAGAAATTAAGACTACCACCCCAGCGGAGCGGATAAACCAATTGCCAAATACAGAAGTATTACCGTTGTTGGGATGGATCGACTGCGGGAAAAACCGTGTAGCAACCCCCGCGAGTCCGCCAGAGAACAGTAGATAGGTCATATCGCTGAGCCATTGCAAGAAGACCAGCGCACCAAATTTCTCGGGCCCAAGGCAACGTGCCA
This window of the Massilia sp. R2A-15 genome carries:
- a CDS encoding lipopolysaccharide biosynthesis protein, with amino-acid sequence MGIAVVLARCLGPEKFGALVFLQWLSDMTYLLFSGGLAGVATRFFPQSIHPNNGNTSVFGNWFIRSAGVVVLISFVFAGVATLLFGGQNRPFEIVAVAFLGGASACYALATARSQGLFQYRKIAYASTVFIAVTFFGLIFASIRTSVPLTIILLACANCAGSLCLLLDLRKTPESLFAPLSRDLSKHIGQYAKNSWVTSVISSLLWSRGELPLVRKNLGEASVGYYSIALTISGIVNQALSLLIGALWPQIALNWDRGAAEKLDEFCNTLTNLLILLAGLSIGLIVCLSSHIIGLLFGTKYLPSTDIVSILALGTLGLTSGCANLVVQAKTDGKFARNISVLGSGLLFGLAIILIPLFGVQGAAVTRVTTQIAIAVATLVWMRKMSSLPADRHNNLLIFFLVLVLSILLSTVKSLMPGLAVWGDLSLLAVYTFAVVFACTNGLRINIFNEVKSLSRLGHG